The genomic DNA ACAGTTGTCATACTGCTTGTAGCAATTGAAGCAGCACAACCAAAAACGAGAAATCGAATATCAGTAATTCTATTGTCCTTAACTTTTATATAAATGGTAAGACTGTCCCCGCATCTTACATCACCATCTATTCCTTCACCATCCGACGAAATCATTTTTCCAGAATTCCTCGGATTAGAAAAATGATCCATTACTGTTTCTGAATACAAATTAAACATCTCCTGTATTTATTTGTATTGGCATTTTATATGTTTAATAATATATTATATCATAGCAAGCACTGTTTGACCTTTACTCGTATGATGACTTTACATTTTTCAATTGACGCTGTTGCCTTTAACCTGGAAGCTTTTCTTAAAAGCGGAAATAAGTTAATTACACTTATAAAAAATATTACCCAATCCATTTATCCTTATTATATCAGTAAGCTTTTGTCCAGTAAAATTTCTGATTTTAATTTTGGTATTGATTTAAAGTTGAATTAATAAGTGCCACGTTGAACCGGTTTCGAAAAGGGTGATAAACATTTGGTGCAATTTGACTCAAGTGGACCAATCAAGGACCCCATTTATGATGATTTAAGCCTTTTAGCGTTAGGTTCTTATTTGTTTAGATTTAAATTGGTTCCTTTTGGGGAGCGATCACCTGCCTTAAATGAAAATAAAAAACCACTAATTAAAGCTGTACATGGGATAGCAAAAAACAAACCTATACTCCCAGTTAAAGCACGTACAATTTCGTTCGTAAATAATTCTAAATTAACTATTTTTACAAATGGTATTTGATTACCCATAATAATAAGAATTAAAGAAAGAGAACCTCCTGCGTAAGCAAGAATTAAAGTGTTTGCCATGGTACCGATAATATCACGCCCAACATTTAACCCGGATTTTATTAACTGCCACATCCCTAATTCAGGGCTTATTGTTTTTAGTTCGCACACTGTAGAGGATACAGTAATGCCCACATCCATAATTGCCCCTAATGCTCCAACTATAATACCTGCTAACAATAGTCCTTTAAAATCTATCACGTTAGCTTGAGACATTCCTAGAAGCATTGCACCTTCTTCAGTAGCGAGTTCAGTAAGTCTTGCCTGAGTAATAGTAATTCCTGCAATTACACTGGCCATAATAGTACCCATTACAGTCCCCAATATTGCAGCCAGAGATTTAAAATTAAAGCCACTAACTAATAGAAATGTAGCTGCAGTCACTCCCGCTGATATAATAATTGCTGTGAAGACTGGACTTTTACCTGCCAAGATAGCAGGAATAAGTATTTTTACTACAGCTACCCCTGTTAATCCTAATGAAATTATTGATTTAAAACCTCTCCAGCCTCCTACTACTATTAATGCAATTATAAAAAGGTAAAATAAATAATTAATCGTAGATTGCCGATCAAATTGAGCAATATTAACTGCTTCTATCTCTCCATTAACGATATCCAAATTAAGAATGAGCTTATCCCCTGTAAATACATCAAAATCATAAGCTGTATAACCAGTTTTTAGTTTTACTGTGTCAAAAATCCGATCCTTATACTGACCTTCAGTTATTTTAACTTTAACGGATTGTTGCCCTTTAATATAAGGTTTTTGTTCTTCTATCAGAGAATCAGTAGATTGTTTTACTTCAAGTACTATTCCTTTTACCAAAATTTCATTCGACTGTTCATAAGTTGGCTTTAGTGTTTTACTATACCCATAACCTATTAAACAGATAACAAGAACCAACATCCAAGTTAAAAAACTAAGGAATTTTTGATTTATCATTAATGCACCTCATCTCTGCTATTTATTATTTGGGAAAAAATATAAAATCGAATTATTAACAGGAGTCTTATTATATAAATTAATTTCCTGCTTGAAGCTTCCGCTTCAACAATATTCAACATGTTTCCCAAGCATTCCTTTCAGAAAAAGATTTAATATTGATTTAAACAATCGGATAGGAGGTCACCCATTATTTGAGTGACCGACCTTCCACACCACTTATCCCGCAAAATGCGGCATCCCGACTAGTTGTCACAAACCCTCATATAAAGCCCTTTCTTCACAAAAATGGCGGGATAATATTTCTTTCATTATGCTGTATATTGAATTTACTAAATTCAATAGGAGGCTTACATGGAAGACAATACGATTTTTGGAATCATCCAACAGACATTGGCAATCTTAGAAAAGGAAGTAGGATTAGCAAAATCTACACTTGATGTAGTCGCATCTCGTAGTTTCAAACCGATCTCCGAATTCTTCAAGGAAAAGCAGGAGGTATATTACAGTGAAGATTTGCTGAACGAGCTAGATCAACGCTATCAGGAGAATCTGAAGACAGAAGCGATTTCACGGAATGTATATAACCTCCGCACTCGAGGTACCAGAATAGAGTATTATCGAAAAACATTTTTTAACAAATGATATTTAACCGGATTATAACAAGGAAGTCACATTGAAAGCAGGTGTTTAAGAAAAGAAAGCATAGCAAACAGATGTTACTGCGACAGCAACATTAATATTAACACATGAGAAGTAGGGATTTATCTATCCTACTTTACCTGATAAACGACACCGGGAGATCCAAGTGCACGTTCACCATCGCTCCGGAGCTACTCACTCCACTCCACAGCTAAAGTGCCAAACCTCCGGGATAGTCTGCATGTTAACCGATGGCACTTCTTAACGCTGCTCCGTTACGTTCGCTTAACGCTCCTCCCGCGAAATGGTTCTCTTTGCACTTGGATCTCCCTCCGAGAATTTTCATTTTCTGCCGGTCTTAAGCTAACTTGGGGGTCTATCCAGCAAGTTTTCGGATTCCAGGGAATATATCCGTAATTTTGAGTGATTTATCATTGCTCCAAGCATCAATGTAACAGCAGAAAGCAGCCATAAACGTTCGAACAATTCGCCTTTCTCTAGTATAGATGATAGAGTCTTTTACCTTAAAGTCTAATTTCATCCGATCATTAAACCGTTCAGTCGTAGTACGCCGTTTGTAGAGTTTTTTCCACTGTTTGGTATTACGAAGAATGGGGCCGAAATATCTTAGATTGTCACTGGTAGGAGTATAAAACGTTTTGTTGCTGGAAGCTTCACACTTTTGGCAAGAATCGCACTGAACGGGAAAAAGCCATTTTCTACGATAGGACTTTTTAATAAGTCCCCAGTTGCGAAGTTTGTGGTCGCATTTTTTTC from Bacillota bacterium includes the following:
- a CDS encoding YibE/F family protein, which codes for MINQKFLSFLTWMLVLVICLIGYGYSKTLKPTYEQSNEILVKGIVLEVKQSTDSLIEEQKPYIKGQQSVKVKITEGQYKDRIFDTVKLKTGYTAYDFDVFTGDKLILNLDIVNGEIEAVNIAQFDRQSTINYLFYLFIIALIVVGGWRGFKSIISLGLTGVAVVKILIPAILAGKSPVFTAIIISAGVTAATFLLVSGFNFKSLAAILGTVMGTIMASVIAGITITQARLTELATEEGAMLLGMSQANVIDFKGLLLAGIIVGALGAIMDVGITVSSTVCELKTISPELGMWQLIKSGLNVGRDIIGTMANTLILAYAGGSLSLILIIMGNQIPFVKIVNLELFTNEIVRALTGSIGLFFAIPCTALISGFLFSFKAGDRSPKGTNLNLNK
- a CDS encoding iron-sulfur cluster assembly scaffold protein; the protein is MYSETVMDHFSNPRNSGKMISSDGEGIDGDVRCGDSLTIYIKVKDNRITDIRFLVFGCAASIATSSMTTV